The Legionella lansingensis DNA window AAGCTTGGTGCGTCAATATCCTGATGACATCACTGCCTATTGCCTGGGTAAAGAGGAATTTATTGCAAGCATTGATCAAAGGGCAGGGTTTACTGGATTAAGGATGGTTAAAGCATTGACCGCTCGAGAATGGAATGCAGTGTGTCATTTTAGACAATTTTATTTTTTTGACAAAGCAAGGCTTTCTGACCCGTACACTTGGACTTTTGAGCATGATGATCATGTGCATTTTGTATTATATCAAGGTGCAGAAATCATTGGTTATGCCCATTTGCAATTATGGCCTCATCATCGGGCAGCCATGCGCATTATTGTCATTGATGAGGCAAAAAGAAATCATCAATGCGGTAGTCAGCTCTTGGCATTATGCGAAAAATGGCTCAAAAGCCAAGGGTATAAAAGTCTACATCTTGAGTCATCACCTAATGCTTTAAAATTTTACAGAAATAACGGTTATGTTGACATGCCATTTGATGATCCGGATGGTTATGAAAGCCACCCTCAGGACACAGCCGTAGGAAAAATACTATGATTCATATTGAAAAAACCATGAAACAATCATGCTGGAATTTACAAGGTAAAAAAGCACTCATTACCGGTGGTACCCGGGGAATTGGACGTGCAATCGTTGAAGAGTTTCTGCAGTTAGGCGCAGAGGTAACTATAGTATCTAGAAATAAAAATAATCTCGAGGAAGTAACCAAGAATTGGTGTTCTGAAGGTTTTCTTGTAAATGGAATCGTAGCTGATCTAAATCGAGAGGAATCCTATTCACATGTAATCAATACAATTGCCCAGAAATGGGATGTATTAGATATTCTCATTAACAATGTTGGAATCAATATCAGAAAATCTGCTCAAAATTATTTACTTCATGAATTTGAAGAGATAATGCAAACGAATTTAACGTCAACGTTCAGATTGTGCCAATTGGCTTATCCTTTTCTAAAAAAATCATCTCAAGGAAACATAGTTAATATCTCATCCATTTCGGGATTAATTGATGATGCATCGGGAGCTCCTTACGGAATGAGTAAAGCGGCGGTGATCCAATTAGGAAAGCATCTTGCGGTAGAGTGGGCGCGAGATAACATCAGAATTAATACCATAGCACCGTGGTATATTGAAACTGAATTAACCAAGCCAGCCTTATCCGATCAAGAAAAATTAAATGCCATCATTTCGCGTACACCGATGCGTCGTGTCGGAAAACC harbors:
- a CDS encoding bifunctional GrpB family protein/GNAT family N-acetyltransferase, encoding MSIKQQRLIEVVPYSASWPMQFAEEAQAVKKALGDNCIEIHHIGSTSVPGLAAKPVIDMVPVVLEIMKVDAASSSMLALGYEAKGEYGMPFRRYFQKGGNQRTHHVHVFEVGNPEIERHLKFRDWMRNHPEDRETYAHLKQSLVRQYPDDITAYCLGKEEFIASIDQRAGFTGLRMVKALTAREWNAVCHFRQFYFFDKARLSDPYTWTFEHDDHVHFVLYQGAEIIGYAHLQLWPHHRAAMRIIVIDEAKRNHQCGSQLLALCEKWLKSQGYKSLHLESSPNALKFYRNNGYVDMPFDDPDGYESHPQDTAVGKIL
- a CDS encoding SDR family oxidoreductase; this encodes MIHIEKTMKQSCWNLQGKKALITGGTRGIGRAIVEEFLQLGAEVTIVSRNKNNLEEVTKNWCSEGFLVNGIVADLNREESYSHVINTIAQKWDVLDILINNVGINIRKSAQNYLLHEFEEIMQTNLTSTFRLCQLAYPFLKKSSQGNIVNISSISGLIDDASGAPYGMSKAAVIQLGKHLAVEWARDNIRINTIAPWYIETELTKPALSDQEKLNAIISRTPMRRVGKPHEVATLAAFLCMPQASYITGQCIAVDGGFLANGFANHSKI